GCCATGCGCCGAGCGTCTTCCCTGGCCTGCTCGAGCATCGCCTTGGCATGACCCGCGCGGCCACGCATGGCCGCCCACCGGGCCACCCGCGCGGTCACGGCCGGATCCTCACCCCCGTGGTCCAGCGGGGTGAACAGCCGATCCGCCAAGGGATAGTCTCCCTGCTCGAGCGCAATCTCGGCCCGCAAGGACTGCGCGCCATGCGAGGCGGGATCGGCCGTGAGCAAGGAGTCGGTGGCGTCGGCGGCCTCGGCGAAGCGGTGCTGTCCGATCAGCGCGATGGCGAGCACGCGGAACGCCTCGCTGTTGTGGGCGCGGCGATTGGCCAGGGATCGACGCGCCTCCTGCTCGGCCAGCAGCAGGTCGGCCGGGCTGCCTCGCTCGCGCGCACGCTGGAGATACAGCGCCGCCAGTCGAAGCCGATCAAAGGCGCCGGTCGGGTCGCGCTCGGCTCGCATCGTGTACCACGCGATGTCGGCATCGCGCCGACTCCGCTCTCCGGCGACATCCCACCCCGGCGATGCCGCGACGCGCGTGTGACCCCGCATCGCGACCGCCGTTGCTCCCCCGAAGAGAACCACGACACTGGTGATGGCAGCCACACGCGCCCACCGCATTAGTTCTTCACCGCAAGGTACGGGAAGGTCGTGAGGAAGTTCGAGTCGTTCGGGACGTTGTCGGACGCCAGACCGGGCGACACGTTGCTCGGGTCGAGCAGCGCACCGAAGATGGCGCTCAGTCCGGCATCGACGACGTCATCGCTCAACTTGCGCCCGCCGTAGCCATCGGCGAGGGCCCAGCTGAGCCACCCGGCGCTGGCGATGGGCTTGTCGGTCTGCACGATCAGCATGTCGGGCAACAGCACGGTCGCGAGCGTGTTCTGGACCGTCTGGTTGCGACCGGCCACGGTCGCGATGAAGTTCACGAACTCGGCGCGAATATTGGTCGGGTCGGCGGCCGGCCCGGTGCTGCCGTGCAGGGCATGGCTGCGCTTGGCGAGGAAGACTTCGCTCACCAGCGGATTGCCGAGCCGCTGCACCTGGTTGTACATCCGGGTGCCATTGTCGGTCGGCATGGTGGTGCTGTCGCTGCTGCAGCCGGCGGCGACGAGCGCGCCAACGAGCAGCAGCGGGGTGATGGCAAGACGGGTCATGGGGGCAAACCTCACGCGGGAGAAGGAAGAGTTCATCGGGAGATCGTGCCCCAGAGGCCGATCTTGGCGTTGCCACCGGCGGTGAGTTGCGCAGTCGGCAACTCGATCACCAGGGAGGCGACGTTGGCGCCGTTCAGCACGTTGACGGCCTGCCCCACGGGACGAAACGCCGAGGCGGTGGCGGTCGACGGCGTGGAGAGCGGGCCAGTGCCGGGGCGGCGATCCGGGAGAATCCGGAAGAACTGCTCAAGGTCGATGAAGAACGGCTCGTCCCGGACGCCGGCGTAGACCTGCATGCCGCTCGTGGAACCCAGCGTGGTGTTGATCGCGCCGGTGACCGCCGGCTCCATCGAAGAGACGACGTTCTGCATCGCCCCGCGGACGGTCGGCGCGAACGGACCGCGCACGAAGACCTTCTGGTTGGCACCGGTCCCGGAGAAGGTCACCTGCAGCACGAGGTCTTCGAGCGCGTCCCCGGTGTTGTCGATCTTGATCTGGTAGAGGAGGTTCGGATCGAACGACGAGGACGCCGCCTCGGCCGGCGAGATGAACGGGTGCGAGTTCAACACCAGTGCGATCCGACCGGCGGTGGTCGGGAAGGCATAGAAGTCCGTCATGTCCTGCGTCGGATTGAGCTCGACATCGGCGGTGTCCTGGTGGTCGGACGCCTGGACGAATTGCCAAGCGCCGGTCAGGGCCGCGACGCCGAGGACGGCGGCGAGACCGAGCCGCACGGTTCGGGAGGGGGTATGCATCAGGGTGGTACTCCTGGTGGAGGTGGTCGTGCTTCTGCACGCACCAGGGGTACGGCCTCGAACCGGGATCGGATCTCTTCCCGTCCGACGACGGCAGGGGGTGTCCAATTCCGACCCCGGGCCACAGATTTCTGACACTCCCTTCGCCAATCGACGGCCTCATGACCGCACCCCCACCTGTGCGCAGCCAGTCTTCCTATTTCTGGCTCTGCCTCGCCCTCTCGGCGACGGTGTTCTATGGTTTCTCGATCACCTACTTCCAGCCGATGCTGGTGGGGGCCTACCCCGAGTCATCCGCTACCGTCCATCTCCACGGCTGGACCTTCTTCCTCTACTACCTCCTGCTCCCGCTCCAGGCGTGCCTGATCCGGGCCCGCCGGGTGGAATGGCACCGAGCCCTCGGCACGCTGAGCCTCGGTCTCGCGGCGGCGATGGTCGGCACCGGGATGGTGGTGATCGGGACGCAGATGAACCTCTCGCTGCAACCTGATGGCTCGCCATTCTGGCAGGGGATGGGGCCGGCGGTTTTCGCCACGCTGATCCTCTTCGTCATCTTCTACACGCGCGGGATCCTGGCACGCCGTGATCGGGACCGGCACCGTCGCTTCATGTTGCTGGCCAGTGCCGGCGGGATGGGCGCAGCCGGCTTCCGGGTGATGACGCAGGTTCTTGGCTTCACCGTCTCGGCGGGCGTCGTCGGAATCCTGGTCCCGAATCTCTTCATCGTCGCCGCCATCCTGATCGACCGCCGACGCGGGCGCCCACTGCATCCGGTCTACCGCACCGGGCTGCCGCTCTCGGTCGGGCTGGAGGTCGCCGCCTTCCTGGTCACCCCGACGCCAATCGGTCGTGTGCTGGCCGAAGCGCTCGGCTCGGTTGGTCGTGCCCTCGCACCACTCTACTGAGACCACCACCCCATGCTCCTCTCCGCTCCCGCCCTGATCGGCATCGCACTGCAAGCCCAGTTGATCGCCACCCTGCCGCGGACGCCGCTGCCCAAGCCGGCGCCAGGTGTGGCCCACGCCGGGGTGCATCAGAACACCGCCGCCGCAGGCCGGCTGGTCGGGGCGACGCTGACTCTCGAGGTCGACATCGTGGAAAGCGGGTGGAAGCCGGAAGGGGCCGACGATCCCGAAGTGCCGATCCTCGCCTTCGCCGAGCATGGCAAGCAGGCGACCGTCCCGGGCCCACTTGCCCGCGTGCCGCTCGGGACCACGATGCTCCTCACGCTTCGCAACCTGACCGACTCGGCGCTGGTGATCGGCGGACTGCGTTCCACGCTTTCGGCGGCGCGCGACACCATCCAGTTGCCGAAGGGTGGCACGCGCGATATTCGGGTCCGGTTTGGCGCGTCGGGGACGTTCGCCTATTGGGGTGCCTTCCTCGGCACCGACCCGATGGATCGGCTCTGGAAGGACAGTCAGCTCAATGGAGCGATCGTCGTCGATGCCCCCGGCACCAGCATGCCCGACCGCGTCCTCGTCGTCAGCGAATGGTTCTACCCCTATGATGAGAACCGGCCGTTCGAGGTGGTCTCCGTCATCAACGGGAAGGGATGGCCGTACACCGAGACGATCCACCTGACGCAGAATGATTCGACCAGATTTCGCGTCGTGAACATGACGTCACTTTTTCACCCGTTCCACCTGCACGGCTTCTTCTACCGGATCGAGTCGAAAGGCGATGGGCGACGGGACCTGCCGGTCGCGATGGGGTTGCGGCACCTCTCGAACACCGACCTGCTCGCCCCGGGGAGTACGGTCACCTTCTCCTTCCTGCCTGCGACGCCAGGGAACTGGCTCTTCCACTGCCATTTCTCCTTCCATACCGATGAGACCGTCACGCTGAGCGGGTCGCCGAAGGACTCCCTCGAAGCGGCAGCGATGGCGATGCCGGGCGGACCACACCGGATGGAGGGCGCGAGCGGGCATGCGATGCGCGGCCTCGTCGTCGGGATCAAGGTGGCACCGGCTCCGAGTTACGTGCCGACCTCCACAGCGAACGCGCGCGAGATGCGCCTCCTCATACAGAGGAAGCCGAACGCCCTGATGACAGGTGCCCCGGCATATGGCTTCGTGCTCCAAGCGGGTCCGAACGAACCCGCCAAGGATTCGGTGACCCTCCCCGGCCCGGTGCTCGAGCTGGTGCGCGGCAAACCGGTCCGGATCCTCGTGAAGAACAACCTCGACGAGCCCTCGTCCGTCCACTGGCACGGCCTCGAAATCGAGAGCTTTCCCGATGGCGTACCGCACTGGAGCGGCCTCGGTGACAAGGTCTATACCCAGATCGCCCCGCACGACTCGTTCGTCGCCGCGTTCACGCCACCGCGGTCGGGGACGTACCCGTACCACTCCCACCTCGATGAGCGGCACCAGATCAACTCCGGGATGTACGGGGCGGTGATCGTCACCGACACACCGCGTGACCTGACGCATGATCACCTGATCATCGCCGGCGGCGGTGGTCCCGAAATTGAGCCGAAGGCGGAGAGCTTCTATGCCCTGGTCAACGGCAGGCGTTCTCCCCGACCGCTCAGGCTGACCGTGGGTGAGACACATCGGTTGCGGATCGTCGCCATCCATCCCGACTGGAGGATCTCGTTCACGCTGCAGACCGACTCGAGCGTGGCCCGGTGGCGGCCGACCGCGAAGGATGGCGCCGTCCTCCCCCCAACGATGCGGGTGTCGCGCCCGGCCCATATCGAGATGGGCCCGGGGCAGACCGCCGACTTCGAGTTCATCCCGACGCGCCCGGGAACCTGGCGCATGGAGATCCGCTCCGTCGAAACCGGCTGGTACATCCCGCTCGACGTCATCGTCGAGGCCAAACCCGCGAAGCGGTAATTCCATGGCGACGGCGGTAGCTTTCGGCTGATCCTGATTCCGGGGCGGGCATGAGCGAGCGGGAGTACGACGACGAGGAAGTGGCGGCCATCTTTCAACGGGCCGCTTCGCCGGAACATGCGAGCGTCGCTGCGCCCGGCCAGGGAAAGGGCCTCACGCTCGCGGCACTGCAGGAGATCGGGCGGGAGGTCGGCATCGCCCCTGAATCGATCGCCTCTGCCGCGCAATCGCTTGAGCAGGCACCGCGCGCCAAGCCCGCCAGCGTGCTCGGTGTCCGGATCGGCGTGGTGGACGCGGCCGAGTTCGACCGCCCGATCAGCGACCCGGAATGGGAACGGCTGGTCTCCGATCTGCGGACGACCTTCGACGCGGCCGGCGTCGTCCGCTACGACGGTCCCTTCCGCCAGTGGAGCAATGGCAACCTGAAGGTCCTCGCGGAGCCAACGGCCACCGGGCATCGGCTGCGCTTCCAGACTGTCAACAGCGCCGCGCAGGGGATGATCGCCGCGGGCCTCGGCGCGTTCATCGCCGCCAGCGGGGCGCTCCTCGCTGCGCCGAATGCGCCAGGCGCCGGCGCGGCCTTCCTGGCGCTCGGTGGCGCGGCGGCACTTGGCGTCGGGTGGTGGCGCCTGAAGGGGTGGGCGACCCAGCGGCAGTCCCAGTTCGCCGCGCTCGTGGGCCGGTACCGCGGTGCCCGCATCCTCCCGCCTGGGGTGGGGTGACAGGTGGCGCTGACCGCGACGATCTACAATCTCGACATCCAGCTGGCTGACGTCGATCGTAGCGTCTACGAGGAGCTGGCCCTCCGCGTCGCCTGCCATCCCTCGGAATCGCCGGAGTATCTGATCGCCCGGGTGCTGGCCTACTGCCTGGAGTACCGGGAGGGGATCGCCTTCGGGCGGGGAATCTCCGAGCCGGATGATCCGCCGATCGCGGTTCGCGACCTCACCGGCAGCCTGCTCGTCTGGATCGAGATCGGCTCGCCCGACGCGGCGCGGCTCCACAAGGCAAGCAAGGCGGCGCCGCGCGTCGCGGTCTACACCCACAAGGAGCCGCGCACGCTGCTGCGGCAACTCGAGGGGGAGAAGATCCACCGCGCCGACGCGCTGGAGATCTACGCCTTCGACCGTGCGCTGATCGACGGACTCGTGGAGCTGCTCGATCGGCGCACCCGGCTGGCCCTCTCGATCTCCGACCGGGAGATCTACGCGACGGTCGGCGACGTCACGGTCTCCGGCGCGGTGGAGCGGTACCCACTCGTCCCCTAGTCACATCCCGCATCACCTTCACCCGCCGCGAGCATTCCATGGAACGACGCCCCTTCGTGCGCTTGGCCGGCCTGTCGGCCCTCACCGGCCTCTTCGGCGCCCGCCGGACGGCCTGGGCCACTGCCCCTGGCACCACTGGCCCCACGCCCCGCGCCCGGCAGCTGGAGCTTCGTCCTCCTCCCCGACACGCAGTGTTACAGCGAGTCGTTCCCCGACGTCTTCATGGCGCAGACGGAGTGGATCGCGAGGCAACGGCAGGCGCGCAACATCCAGTTCGTGCTGCATCTCGGCGACATCACCAACAACAACGTCCATCCCGAGTGGATCAACGCGCGCCGGGCAATGGACGTGCTGCGCCAGGCCGGGATCCCGCACCTGCTGGTCCCGGGCAACCATGACATGGGGACGTGGGGCAACACCGACTCGCGCGAGTCGTTCTTCAGCGACTACTTCATCCAGCGCAACGCGCGCGTCGCGGGAGAGTCGGAGAACGCCTTCCTCCGGGTCACCGTAGGCGAGGCGAAGTTCCTCATCGTCGGCCTCGAGTTCGGACCGAGGGACAAGGTCGTCGAGTGGGCCAACGAGATCGTGGCCAAGTACCCCGACCACCACGCCATCCTGCTGACCCACGTCTACATGTATTCCGACGACCAGCGTTACAACTGGACCGGTCCGGGGAAGGCACAGAGCTGGAACCCGAATGCCTATGGCGTTGGTACCAACGCGGCCCTGGCGGCCGAGGGCGTCAACGACGGCGAGGCACTCTGGCAGAAGCTGGTGAGCCGACACAAGCAGTTCGTCTTCACCTTCAACGGCCACGTCCTGAACGACGGCATCGGCACCCTCGAGAGCAAGGCACCGCTCGGGCACTCCGTGCACCAGATGCTGGTGAACTACCAGTGCGGCGTGGTGCCCGACCGCAAGAAGGGTGGCGGCGGCTTCCTCCGGCTGGTCGAGGTGCAGGCCGACGGTCGCACCGTGAACATCAGCGACTACTCGCCATACTATGACCAGTGGTTGACCGATCCCGATCGAAAGTTCACCATTACGGTCGATCGCGATCTCAACAAGCCCGCGACCCCATGACGTTGCCGTCGCGTTGACGGTCCGGGCCTCGTGCCCGCCCTCGCACCACCCACGGAGAACACCATGCGCCGCCTGATGCTGGTCCTGAGCACCGCAGTCGTGATGGGCTGTGCCAAGAAGGAAGAGGCGCCGCCGGAGACCGTCGCCGAGCCGCCCGCGCCGGTGGCCCCGCCCCGATCGACATGGCCGCCGTCGCCGGCACATGGGAGATGAAGACGATGGGGGCCACGTCCGACAGCGTGCTGACCACCTTCACCCTCGAGGCCTCGGCGGACACCGCGGGCTGGCTGATGGCCTTCCCGAAGCGGACGCCGATGAAGCTGAGCATCACCGTCTCGGGGGACAGCATCATGTCGGTGAGCCCCCAGTACGAGAGCGTGCTCCGGAAGGGGGCCAAGGTGCAGACCAACACCGTCTTCCACCTGGTCGGCGACAAGCTGATCGGGCACACCACGGCCCATTACACGGGCGCGGGAGCCGACTCGGTCGTCATGTTGCGCAGTGAGGGCACCAAGGCGCCGAAGTAACCAGGCGCCCGGCAATGGCAGGGAGCGACGGGTGGTCGTCCAATCGGGCGACCACCCGTCGTCGGTTCAGCGGTTCGCCAGTTCGAACTCCTTCATGAAGTCCACCAGCGCCACGATGCTGGCGCGCGGGCAGGCGTTGTAGATGCTCGCACGGATGCCGCCCGCGGAGCGATGGCCCTTCAACCCCTCCATGCCGCGCTTCCCTGCTTCGCCGAGGAACTTGGTGTCGAGCTCATCGGTGGCACAGCGGAAGACGACGTTCATGTGCGAACGGCTGTCGGGATGGACCGGCGCGCGGAAGAGCGTGCTCTGGTCGAGGAAGTCATACAGCAGCGCCGCCTTCTCGGCATTGCGCTCCGCCATCGCCGCCAGCCCGCCGGTTTCCTCGATCCACTTCAGCACCTGTCCGACCATGTAGATGGCGAAGGTCGGCGGCGTATTGTAGAGCGACCGCTCCTTCACGTAGGTCCGGTATTGCAGCATCGTCGGAATCATGGTCGGTGCGGTGTCGGCAAGATCGTCGCGGATGATCGCCATCACGACGCCGGACGGGCCGAGATTCTTCTGGGCACCGGCATAGATGAGGCCGTACTTGCTGACGTCGAGCGGGCGGCTGAACATGTCGCTCGAGGTGTCGGCGATCAGCGGCACGCCTTCCGGCACCGGCGGCAGTTCGCGCCACTGCGTGCCATAGATGGTGTTGTTCGTGGTGATGTGGACGTACGCCGGCGCGGACGAGTAGGCGATCTCCGCCACGTCGGGGATGCGGGTGAACTTCGACCCGGCCGCCGAGACCGCCATGTGGGTCGTGCCGAACTTCCCTGCCTCCTGCATCGCCTTCTCGGACCAGACGCCGGTATGCAGGTAGTCGGCGGTCCGGCCGGCCGGCAGCAGGTTCATCGGCACCATCGCGAACTGCTGCGACGCGCCGCCCTGCATGAAGATCACCTTGTACTGGTCAGGGATCCCTGCCAGCCGCCGCGCCGCCTCCTCGGCCTCGTTGATGATCTTCTCGAACAGCTTCCCACGGTGGCTGTGTTCCGCCACACCCATCCCGCTGCCGCCGATGTTCCAGATGTCCTGCTGCGCCTGCCGCAACACCGACTCCGGGAGGACACCTGGGCCCGCGCCGAAATTGTGGATCCGCTCAGTCATGATCGAAGTTCCTGCTCGCAAAGGATTACGCGATGGCCGTGAGGTCAACGCTCAGGATGTGCGGGTTGCCGCTGCGAATTTCTGCCAGGGCGGCGTCCGAGGGCGCCGAGCTGAGCTGGATGCGGGCGGCCGCGGCTTCAGCGCCGTGGTAGGGGATGTTCTCCACCTCCTCGACATTGACTGAGGCCTCGGCGAGTACCCGAAAAACATGCGCCAGCACGCCTGGACGATTCTGGTGGCGCACCGAGAGGACGTGGGTGGCGGCACTGCGGGCGAGGCGATTGACACAGTACGGCGCGATGCCGGTCTTCGCGAACGCCTCGACAATCCGGATCACTTCCTGGGCGATTGCGATCTGTGCCTGGTCCGTCGAGGCCCCGACGTGGTGCGTCCCATAGACGCCGGGGAGATCGATGATGGCAGGCTTGAACTCCGCCTTGCCGCCGCCCGGTTCACCCTCGAAGACGTCGAGCGCGACGCGGAGACCGTGCCCGGTGACCGCGGCGGCAAGCGCCGCCTCGTCGACCACACTGCCACGCGAGGCATTGATCAGATACGCCCCCGGCTTCATCGCCGCGAGGAACTCGGCGTTGACGAGTTTCTTCGTCTCCGCACCGCCGGCGACGTTGATCGAGACGGCATCGGAGTGACGCGCGACCTCGATCGGCGTCTCGCAGTAGCCCACCCCGATCCGGTCGGCTTCCTCGTTGGTGAGGTTCCGCGAGTAAGCGACGACGTGCATGCCGAACGCCTGGGCCCGCTTGGCCACTTCTCGACCAATCTGCCCCAGGCCGACGATGCCCAGGGTCCGGCCGTAGACACCGCGTGCCTTGGAGTACTCGGCCTTGCGCCATTCACCGCGCCGCAGGTCGGCAACCTGATCGGGAATGCGACGATCCATGCCGAGCAGCAGGCCCATCACGAGCTCGGCGACGGCGATGGAGTTCTTGCCGGGCGTATTGGCGACGAAGATGCCGAGGCGCGAGGCAGCGGCGACATCGATCGAGTCGATGCCGGCGCCGGCACGGATCACCAACGAGAGGGCCGGACCGGCCGCCAGGGCGGCCTCGCTCACCTTCTTGCCTCGCACGATGAGCACCTTCGGATTCACGTCGGCGATGGTGGCCGGGAGCTCCTCCACGGCACCATCGGGTCGCAGCACCACGTCGCAGCCGAGCTCCTTCAATCCATCGACGCCCACGGTTTCGAACTTGTCTGCCACCAGCACTTTCATTGCGTGGCCCCTCCGGGGGTCTTGGGATCGAAG
The DNA window shown above is from Gemmatimonadota bacterium and carries:
- a CDS encoding multicopper oxidase domain-containing protein, producing MLLSAPALIGIALQAQLIATLPRTPLPKPAPGVAHAGVHQNTAAAGRLVGATLTLEVDIVESGWKPEGADDPEVPILAFAEHGKQATVPGPLARVPLGTTMLLTLRNLTDSALVIGGLRSTLSAARDTIQLPKGGTRDIRVRFGASGTFAYWGAFLGTDPMDRLWKDSQLNGAIVVDAPGTSMPDRVLVVSEWFYPYDENRPFEVVSVINGKGWPYTETIHLTQNDSTRFRVVNMTSLFHPFHLHGFFYRIESKGDGRRDLPVAMGLRHLSNTDLLAPGSTVTFSFLPATPGNWLFHCHFSFHTDETVTLSGSPKDSLEAAAMAMPGGPHRMEGASGHAMRGLVVGIKVAPAPSYVPTSTANAREMRLLIQRKPNALMTGAPAYGFVLQAGPNEPAKDSVTLPGPVLELVRGKPVRILVKNNLDEPSSVHWHGLEIESFPDGVPHWSGLGDKVYTQIAPHDSFVAAFTPPRSGTYPYHSHLDERHQINSGMYGAVIVTDTPRDLTHDHLIIAGGGGPEIEPKAESFYALVNGRRSPRPLRLTVGETHRLRIVAIHPDWRISFTLQTDSSVARWRPTAKDGAVLPPTMRVSRPAHIEMGPGQTADFEFIPTRPGTWRMEIRSVETGWYIPLDVIVEAKPAKR
- the serC gene encoding 3-phosphoserine/phosphohydroxythreonine transaminase — protein: MTERIHNFGAGPGVLPESVLRQAQQDIWNIGGSGMGVAEHSHRGKLFEKIINEAEEAARRLAGIPDQYKVIFMQGGASQQFAMVPMNLLPAGRTADYLHTGVWSEKAMQEAGKFGTTHMAVSAAGSKFTRIPDVAEIAYSSAPAYVHITTNNTIYGTQWRELPPVPEGVPLIADTSSDMFSRPLDVSKYGLIYAGAQKNLGPSGVVMAIIRDDLADTAPTMIPTMLQYRTYVKERSLYNTPPTFAIYMVGQVLKWIEETGGLAAMAERNAEKAALLYDFLDQSTLFRAPVHPDSRSHMNVVFRCATDELDTKFLGEAGKRGMEGLKGHRSAGGIRASIYNACPRASIVALVDFMKEFELANR
- a CDS encoding YaeQ family protein; the encoded protein is MALTATIYNLDIQLADVDRSVYEELALRVACHPSESPEYLIARVLAYCLEYREGIAFGRGISEPDDPPIAVRDLTGSLLVWIEIGSPDAARLHKASKAAPRVAVYTHKEPRTLLRQLEGEKIHRADALEIYAFDRALIDGLVELLDRRTRLALSISDREIYATVGDVTVSGAVERYPLVP
- a CDS encoding metallophosphoesterase — its product is MAQTEWIARQRQARNIQFVLHLGDITNNNVHPEWINARRAMDVLRQAGIPHLLVPGNHDMGTWGNTDSRESFFSDYFIQRNARVAGESENAFLRVTVGEAKFLIVGLEFGPRDKVVEWANEIVAKYPDHHAILLTHVYMYSDDQRYNWTGPGKAQSWNPNAYGVGTNAALAAEGVNDGEALWQKLVSRHKQFVFTFNGHVLNDGIGTLESKAPLGHSVHQMLVNYQCGVVPDRKKGGGGFLRLVEVQADGRTVNISDYSPYYDQWLTDPDRKFTITVDRDLNKPATP
- a CDS encoding DUF4331 family protein: MHTPSRTVRLGLAAVLGVAALTGAWQFVQASDHQDTADVELNPTQDMTDFYAFPTTAGRIALVLNSHPFISPAEAASSSFDPNLLYQIKIDNTGDALEDLVLQVTFSGTGANQKVFVRGPFAPTVRGAMQNVVSSMEPAVTGAINTTLGSTSGMQVYAGVRDEPFFIDLEQFFRILPDRRPGTGPLSTPSTATASAFRPVGQAVNVLNGANVASLVIELPTAQLTAGGNAKIGLWGTISR
- a CDS encoding DUF4331 family protein, coding for MTRLAITPLLLVGALVAAGCSSDSTTMPTDNGTRMYNQVQRLGNPLVSEVFLAKRSHALHGSTGPAADPTNIRAEFVNFIATVAGRNQTVQNTLATVLLPDMLIVQTDKPIASAGWLSWALADGYGGRKLSDDVVDAGLSAIFGALLDPSNVSPGLASDNVPNDSNFLTTFPYLAVKN
- a CDS encoding ACT domain-containing protein; amino-acid sequence: MKVLVADKFETVGVDGLKELGCDVVLRPDGAVEELPATIADVNPKVLIVRGKKVSEAALAAGPALSLVIRAGAGIDSIDVAAASRLGIFVANTPGKNSIAVAELVMGLLLGMDRRIPDQVADLRRGEWRKAEYSKARGVYGRTLGIVGLGQIGREVAKRAQAFGMHVVAYSRNLTNEEADRIGVGYCETPIEVARHSDAVSINVAGGAETKKLVNAEFLAAMKPGAYLINASRGSVVDEAALAAAVTGHGLRVALDVFEGEPGGGKAEFKPAIIDLPGVYGTHHVGASTDQAQIAIAQEVIRIVEAFAKTGIAPYCVNRLARSAATHVLSVRHQNRPGVLAHVFRVLAEASVNVEEVENIPYHGAEAAAARIQLSSAPSDAALAEIRSGNPHILSVDLTAIA